One window of Penaeus chinensis breed Huanghai No. 1 chromosome 1, ASM1920278v2, whole genome shotgun sequence genomic DNA carries:
- the LOC125033187 gene encoding uncharacterized protein LOC125033187, which yields MSFTTPQWRSSAIEAKRAALNSHKREPSEKSLAALRKARNDAQQIAWLNLCESIQLSVDFGNIRGMYEGMKIAPQKSAAGDIITDCSNQMERWAENYQELYSRENVVTASLPVIEELDVPPSVVELSKAIDSLACSKAPGKDGISPEVIKVGKKAALLHHLHQLLQQCWEEGTVPQEMRDANIVTLYKNKGNHSDCNNH from the coding sequence ATGTCATTCACAACTCCGCAATGGAGATCTTCGGCAATTGAGGCCAAGAGAGCAGCCCTCAATAGCCACAAGAGGGAGCCTTCTGAGAAGTCACTCGCTGCACTCAGGAAGGCCAGGAACGATGCCCAACAGATCGCTTGGCTCAACCTCTGTGAGAGTATCCAGCTCTCTGTTGACTTCGGCAACATTCGTGGCATGTACGAAGGCATGAAGATCGCGCCACAGAAATCAGCTGCCGGCGACATCATAACAGACTGCAGCAATCAGATGGAGAGGTGGGCTGAAAACTACCAGGAGCTCTACTCAAGAGAGAACGTGGTCACTGCCAGCTTGCCTGTCATAGAGGAGCTAGATGTTCCACCCTCAGTAGTTGAACTGAGCAAGGCCATCGACTCCCTAGCCTGCAGCAAAGCTCCAGGAAAAGATGGCATCTCACCTGAAGTCATCAAGGTGGGAAAGAAGGCTGCTCTCCTCCACCATCTGCACCAGCTGCTGCAGCAGTGCTGGGAAGAAGGAACAGTGCCACAAGAAATGCGCGACGCCAACATCGTCACTCTTTACAAGAACAAGGGTAACCACAGCGACTGTAACAACCATTGA